The Thermococcus sibiricus MM 739 DNA window ATTAGGATGGTAATACCCGAGAATGTAACGATTGTTGTTCCCGTTGAAAAACCCGTAACGGCAACGCCCTTAGTTGGACTTCCCGAGGAGAAGAATAACCAAGAAACTCTCCCAGAGACTGATAAGGGGACTGAAAATAGTGACCAAAGTACTGCCATCTGTTTACTACCAATAATTGCTCTTATAGCTTTCATATTACTAATTAAAAAGCGATAATTCTTTCATTTTTTCTTGTTCCTTTATAGAACAGCACCACAAAGATTACATTTAATTTTTACGGCGGCGGACACGCCCGAGGGTGGGAACCCTCCTCCAGCGGCTTCCACCGAGACTTGCTCGCCCCCGCTACCCCACGAGCGCCGAACGTCCCACCTACCGCTGCTCCCTTCCGGGCCTTGCGGGGTTCAGCGGACAAAGGGAGTTAGCGGAGCCCTTCAGCTCCGCCTCTCCCACCGTCAGCCCCGTGGGACAGGGGCTCATGGCTCCTCTCGGCTTCCGCAGCTGGATTTGGGAACCGCCCCTCGGGCTTCGGCCCCCGCATATCGACGGTTTCGGGTTCCAGGGGACGCCGAACCCCCCAGCCTAGTCCGCCGCCATTCAATTATACCTATCAATGAATATATAAAGGTTTGGTATCTTATAATCAGAGAGGATATACCATTTGATTTATCTTCTTACCAAAAAAGAGCCCTATTCCTTTTTGGATTCCCCACTCATAACTGCAGATGCTATCATATGAGCCAATCTTAAAGGCTCAGGAATTAAAGAACTTTTTTGAGTTAATCTTATTATCTCTTCGGCTTGATCATAAGAAACTCCAATAGCCTGATAATACAACTTCCCGGGGATTAACTCTTTTATTTTGCCTGCTTTGTGTAAGAGGCTTATTTTCTCCTCAGCATCTGAGAAATGTTTCTTTAAAGCCTTCTCCATAGCTTGCAAGTCAGGTTTTTTTCTTATCACTATTATTACAGGCATTCGCGTCTCTCTGCTCAGCTCTTCAACATCAACTACGTTAAACCCTGCATAAGTTATTCCCTTGAGCATTATAATTCTCAGATCCTTAAAGCGGGAATTGTGTATGGCCTCGATCATTTTTTCCGTTGCATCTCTTCCATCAACTTCAATCCATCTTGTTACAACTCCAACAACATCTTGAGAACCTTTCATAACAACTCCAACCAGAATAGTCTTATCCCGCTTGATCTTGGATTTAAAAGAAAAAGTGCCGTCATCAAAGCCAATGACTCTTATTTGGGGTTTTATTTTTCTAATCATTTCGTTACCTCTAACAGCCAGTTTAAGTACTCTTTATTGACGTGATCGACATCTATTCTTATTATAGCAGGAACAGTGTATGGATGAAGCTCTCTCAAAGCATCTTTAAGCTCACTCCAGAGGTCAACTTTTGTCTTTAATAGTGCTCCAATCTCATTGTCATTTTCAATTTGTCCTTGCCACCAGTAAAAGGCTTTGTGTTCCCTGAGATTTGCACATGCAATTAATCTCCTCTCTAAAAGCTCTTTTGTGATTCTCTCAGCACTCTCCCAATTAGGAAATGTTGTATAAACAAGTATCATCTCACTCATGTCCTTCCCCCAATGAGGATTAGCGTAAGATAAACTTAAATTTTGTGCTGGTTATTCTTAATGGGGGGAATGAATGGAGATAGTAAGAGCACATCTAAGAATATATGGGCGGGTCCAAGGAGTCGGGTTTAGGTGGAGTATGCAAAGAGAGGCAAAAAAACTAGGTGTCAATGGATGGGTAAGAAATCTTCCCAACGGTAGTGTTGAGGCTGTCATCGAGGGAGAAAGAGAAAGGGTAGAAGCCCTCATTGGATGGGCCCATCAAGGCCCTTCATGGGCAAGGGTTACGAGAGTTGAAGTCGGCTGGGAAACGCCAAAAGGAGAAAAGGGGTTTAGAGTTGTGGGTTAATTTTTCACATTTAACCCTTCAACAGCTACTTTCTTGGGACAATACTTTACTTCACAATAGCTACAAACTACTCTTTCCTTGCTTTTCTCAGGAGTGTGAAGAACCAGTTTCTTAAACCCGGGTATATCTTTTATTTTCACAAATACGTCCACAGGTAAGATCCCATCTATAATTATATATGCCTTGGCGTCTTCTTGTCTCAAATTTCTACTAAAGATCTCCATAATCGGCACATTACTCTCGTGAAGATACCTCAAGAGTTCAGAGAGAGCAAATGAGTAATCTGTCTTCTCAAGTTCTATTTCTAGCACTTCCCACCCCATAATCGGTGCCATGGTTACTAAACTTGGGAGGGGATTTAATTTTTCAAATATCATCTTTAGTGGGTAGGTTTTTTCTATGTACTCAATAGTGTGGTAGATTATCTTTCTATTAACCCCAATTACACGAGAAAGTTCACTTATTGGAACTTCCACTTCTCTCAAATATATCTTACCATTTTTTACACTTAAACCAGTCTCAAAAAGGAATTCCGCAACCTTCCTTCTTGCTGGAAAATTCTTAAAATAAGAATCTAGTATGAGCATCATCTTTGGTCACCTCTTATACAATATTGTGTACAAGTGAATATTTAAGCTTTTCTATAACCAAAGTTTGCAACAAGCTTTAAAACCCTTTTTCCAAATATGAAACAGTGCGAAAGTCTCCAAAAGGTGATGCCTATTCTAGTCGTTGGTATTGATATAATCAGTGAAGAACCAAAACGTTTTGCCGTGGTTAGTTGGTTTAATGGAAAACTCGTCAAACATGGAGAGTTTACTTTCTATAGACTTATCAGGTTCATAAGAACCAAAAAACCAGATATAGTTGTCACAGACAATATACACGAGCTTGGAGAGTATTTAAGAAAATTCATACACGCTATTCCACAAGGAACGAAAATCGTGCAAATAACTGGTAGACCTGGGGAGCAGAAACCCTTATGGGGGCTGGCCAAGGAACATGGAATTAGAGTTGGAGATAAGTTTAATCCTTATGAAGAAGCAAAAGTATGTGCCCTCCTAGCCGCCAGGGGGATCGGTTATGAGGTCTTGGCCTTCGAAGATGAGGTCATTATTAAAGTTTCAAGAGGGAGAAGTCAAGGGAAAGGTGGTTGGAGCCAAGATCGTTATAGAAGAAGATTGCATAATTTGATACAAAATAAAGTGAGAGAGATTGAAGAGACCCTAAAAAAAGCCAACATTCCCTTTGATATAGAGATCAAAGAAAAAGATCAAGGGTTAGAAAGAGGGGAGTTCCGAGTATATGCATCTAGAGAAGAACTTGCAGGATTAATAAAACCCATGCGCGGAGGAGATATTGAAGTCCGAATACGACCTGTTGAGAGAAAAACCTTTGAGTTTGTCCCACTAAAAAGCGAACGTGCAATAAGAGAAAGAAAAAGTGTTATAGTCGGGCTTGATCCAGGTATAACAGTAGGAATTGCTGCCCTAGACCTCAATGGGCAGGTATTGATGACATATAGTGAGCGAAACATGGCTATAAGTGATGTGATTAAGTTTATAAGTGAAATCGGACACCCCATAATAATTTCTACTGATGTAAATCCAGCTCCGGGATTAGTAGAAAAAATAGCCCGATCCTTCAAGGCCCTCCTTTTTGTACCAAGAGAAAGCCTAAAGGTGGAGGAAAAGAACGAACTTTTAAGAAACCTCGGAGTAACTGTGGAAGATGATCATCAAAGAGACGCCCTAACAGCGGCCTATAAGGCATATCTACGTTTAAAACCGAAACTTGACCATGTAGACGCAAAACTTAGAGAATTAGAGATTGAAGGAAAAGGAGAAGAGATAAAAGCCCTTGTCATACAGGGGTATAACTTGGGAGAGGCCATATTAAAGGTCAAAGAAAAAGAAAAACCAAAAGAAGAAATCAGAGCAGCAGAAGAGAAAGAGGCCTCTCTAGATCTTGGTCCATATCTCGAGAAAATAAAAGAACTTGAGAAAACCATCGAATTTCTAGAGAAAGAAAACCAAGAACTAAGAGCCATGATTGAAGAACAACGAAAAATCATTGAAAATTTAGAAACTAAAATTGCTACATACGATGAGAAAATTAGAGAAAAAATACTCAGAACCAAAGAGATAGAAACAAAAGAAAAGAGAATAGCATATCTCGAAAAAGAATTAAGAGAAGCAAAATCAATCATAGAAAAACTAAGCAAAGATCTAGTTCTAACAAAGAGGATGCATCTTCTCGAGCTTAAAGGAAGCGCTGTGCCAATTAAGGTCATTGAAAACTTAACTTGGAAAGAATTAGAAGAGTTAGAACGCTCTACTAGTATCAAAAGAGACGATGTCCTTTACATTATTAATCCCGCCGGTGCTGGCAGAAGCATAGGAGAGTATATATCAGAAAAAAGAGTAAAAGCTATAATAAGTGCAAAACCTCTACCTAATGTTATTTATGAAGTATTAAAAGAGAATAAAATTCCAGTTCTCTATGAAAGTGAAATTGAAGTAAAAAGAGTGGATGAATTCGCCATAGTAGATAGAAAAGAGCTTGAAAAAGTTATAGAAGAAAAACTAAATCAATGGAAAGAAGAAGAGAAACAAAAAGAAGTTCAAGAGTTCCTAAGACTTATTGAAGAATACAGGTTGAAAAGAATTAAAGAGCTTAAGAAAAAGGCTGATGAGGAACATTAGAGTCCATTTAGAAGCTCTTGAAGCAATCTAAAATAATTTCCATTACTGCAAACAAATCCTTAAATAAAACTGAGTTCCGGGAAGGGGTAAAACATTATAGGCAATCTAATGGGATTTCCAAGCATATGGTCTTTTACGAGTTCTTTTATCCACTTGGAGAGGTCCTCATCCGTAAGGGTGGGATAGTTCACAATCTTTGAATAATATATCACCTCTATAACATGATATTTCTCCGAATTTCAGAGAAAACCTTAAGCTGATTAAACTCAAAAACTCCTCGATGAGATTTGAAAACCTTTGTGAAAAATACAATGAGACTATTAAGTGTCTCGTTTGTGAGAGAAGATGCTCGATAAAAGAGGGCAAAAAGGGAATATGCAGGAACTACATTAATTTAGAGGGAAAGCTAGTGCATATAGGATATGGAAAGATAAGTACAGTTGAAAGCAGGCCAATTGAAATAAAGCCCTTCTTCCACTACTACCCAAATTCAACTGCATTAACTTTTTCTGGCTTTGGGTGTAATTTTTACTGCCCATGGTGCCAGAATTATCATTTAAGCTTCTCCAAGCTGCCGGAGAATACTAGAGAAACCCCTCCAGAGGAACTTGTAGACTTGGCTCTAAGAAGCAGGAATGATGGCCTTTGTGCGAGTTTTAATGAGCCCACTACCCTTTATACTTATCTCCTTGATACCTTTGAGTTAGCAGGGAGGAGAGGCCTCTACAGTTGCCTAGTAACGAATGGTTATTTTACCACTAAAGCCCTAAGAAGACTTATAGAAAGCGGGGCTTCTGGTTTCAGCATAGATATCAAGGGCTGTCCCAAAATGAAGGTTTTAAGTACTGTAGATCACAGAAAGGTCTTTAGAAATGCAAAAGAGGCCTTAAACTTAGGTGCCCACGTTGAAATGGTTTACCTCACGATTACAAGTACCAATAATTTCGAAGAATGCTACCATTGGATATTCAACATGCATTCAAAAATTCTTGGAGAAGACGTTCCCCTTCATATAAACCGTTATTATCCAATGAATTACTGGAAAGAACCACCTACAGCTGTAAAAAAATTGTTAAAGTTAAAAGAAATCGCACAGAAGGAATACAACTTAAACTATGTGTATGTTGGGAATATCGGTTCAGTTAAGCACGAAACCACATATTGCCCTACATGTGGTGAAAAGTTGGTAATACGCTCAGAATATAGAGTGCTAAAATGGAATTTAGAAAAAGACAATAGATGCCCAAGATGCAGTCAAAAAATTCCAATTTATGGGAATATCACTCGGTTCTAAAGCTAATCCCCCTTTCCTTTGCCGTACTTTGGACCTGAAGCTTAAAATTGCAGGCCTTGCATACTTCCCCTGTTGTAGGTTGGTCACAGATTTTGCATCGATTAAGGTCTCTGTTGGCATAGGCCTTAGCTAGTAATGGGAACATTTTATCATAACTCCTCAAGATCTGATACTTGGTGCCCGGATGCTTCTCTTCCATTTCATTTATCCAATCCCTGATCTCAGCTCTAAATGCCTCCACTGCGTAAGGACACTCGCTGAAATCTACTTCGATGTTATTTAAAATAGCATAAAGCACTATCTCCTTTTCTGGCACTTCTCTAAGAGGCTTTATCCTCGGCACAAGGCCTTCATGAATAACCTCATAATAGGGGCCAGTTCTTCCCAGCCTAGCCACATCCCCACGCATTACGTTCATAAGGAACATCTGCACTTCATCATCTAGATTGTGCCCAACAGCTAGTTTGTCGGCTTCTAAATCTTGAGCTGCATAGTTTATAAGCCATCTCCTCCATACCCCACAATAAGAACAGGCCCCCACACGCTCTCGCTTTTCAAAGCTCCCCATTATGCTAACAGTTTCATCCAGAGAGAAGCCAATGTATTCTTTAAATGAATAGATTTTATGCTCAATTCCAAGTTTCTTTGCATTCCTCTTTGCTATCTCAACACTCTCAGGCCTGTACCCTTCTATTCCCTCATCTATGGTTATTGCGATTATCTCAAAAGGAAACTTCTGGCTGAGCTTGTGAAGGATGTGGAGAAGAACAACACTATCCTTTCCACCGCTCACTCCTACCGCTATTCTATCTCCTCTCTTGATTAGCCCGTATTTTCTCACAGTCTGCTTTACTTTGCTCTCAACCATTTCATTGAAATGTTTATGACAATAAAACTTACCTTCATATCTCGCATGATATACTGCCTCTCTTCCACACTTCGTGCATTTCATTTTCCTCGCCTCAGTGAAGGGAAAGAACATCCCTTAAAAAGCCTTTCCTTTGAATTCTCTTATCTCTTTTCTGAGAGGCTTGTCGCGACCCCATTATAATGGTTCCGATAATAATTTACCTGATCGTGAACACGAACAATAATGAAAAAGAGTTAAAGCTGTTGAAGGGTTAAATCTCCTCCAGCTTTTTCTTTACCTCTTCTGTGTTTTTCCGCGTTTCTTCCAGAGCGTTCTTGAGTCTCTCAATCTCAACCTTGAACTCATTTAGAGTTTTGTTCAGCTGATAGAAAGCAAACACCAAAACAACGAGGATTATTAAGCCAAGGATTATGCTTATCCATCCGCTTGGAGTTGACATATACACTCCTCCCCAGGGCATTTTCATCCCTCCAGATTTACAATCACATCGTTGTCTATAACAAGTCTGAACTGCCTTGCACGGTAGTATTTCTTGGCCCTCGGATCATCCGGCTCAAGCCTAAGTTCACTCTCGACGAGGCCGGCATTTTCAAGCTTTTTGAGATGGAGATAAAGGAGCTGTCTTGATATTTCAAGTTCTTTGGCAAGCTCGTAAACGTACCACTCTTTTTGGCAAAGTAACTTAAGTATCTTAATCCTAACTGGATTAGAAAGTGCCTCGCATATCTTTGCAAGTTCCTCGATGCTCTGAACCATGATCAACACCGCTGATTGGGCCTGAAGAAAGTAGGAAAAGGAGAGATAAAAGCTTTCCGGTCAGTCCACTATACTTTCGTATTCCTCTTCACTCAATACCTGCGGCGTATAAACAACACCATAGTTCTCTCGGAGCAGTCTTGTGAATGCCCGCAGGTGGTTTTCACTCCCCATCCTCAGACTCCCAAATACCGCTTTTATGTCCTCATTATCTGTTCTTTTGAGCCACTCGTCAAGGTCTTTGATGTCAATTTCTTCTATAAGCGCTCCCACCTTAAGGGCCTCTACTTCGCCTTCGCTCCCTTGGGCAACAAGCCTTTCATAGAGCTCCTGCATCTCTGTGCTGTTAAACTCCCCGATTCCCATCCCCTCAAGGGGGTCGGTCAGGTTGTACTTCTCTATAAGGCCAAGCACCGCATCCATGTGAGTCTGTTCACTCTTCGCTATGTTGTTGAATATCGAAAGGCCGGTCTTGTTGTAGAGTACGAGGTATACGTCCCTTGCGAGCTTCTCTTCTTCCCTCATGTAGAGGATTGCTTCAATCTCGTCCGGGCTCAGTTCCTGAACGGGGTACGTGGAGACGTCTACACTCGCTCCCTCGCCATAACCTCCATCTTCGGGAGGGCCTCTTGTGCTGGAGCCCTCTGTGGTGCTCTCATCAGTACTCGTTATACATCCTGCTCCAACTGTTGCCAGGAGTACCAAGACAACGAGCAGAAAACTTATCTTTTTCATTCACTTTCACCCCGTAGTTCGGTTATAATTTCCTCCAACATGGCCTTGAACTCTTCATGGTCCAGGCCATAATTGTACTCAATCTCGGCCAGGGTATCATCGGGAGAGGCTTCTATTCCGTTTTTGCTGAGCTTCTCAATAAGGTCCGTTACTTCCACGTTGAACTCATCGGCGAGCTGCCGGACGATGTAGTACTTCATCATGGTGCCGGTGATGTAAACGTCCCCCGTGATCTCGGAAGTGTACTCAACGTCGACGGTGGATGTGTCCTCCTCTCCGCCGTACCACGCGAAAACCGGGTAACCTGCGACGAGGAGGAGTAAAGGGACAAAAACCGCAGCCACAGTCCTGAGTTTGGACTTCCTAAATCCAGATTTTAGCATTACCAGCATGCTATTGAACCCAATGACAAGGTGAACCATAACCAGCCCTGCCATCGCAAAGCCGAAGTACGTGTGTATCAAATCGAGAGTATCCTTATCAAATCCCAGAAACGTCCAGCCTATGGTCTCGGCTATTCTCCCGCTAGGTGCGAGGTAGAGGCCGATGCCCGTGAAGAGCTCTGCTACGAAAGTCACCACTAGTAGAAGGTCTATAACACCCCTTACGAGAGCCGAAACTTTCATGTGATCACCTTCGGTAGACATTTAACTCTCCAGTCTATCTCCGTATAAAAGTTCCGCTCCATATAAATCGCCTCCTCATCAAGAAGAAAAGGGAGATCATGGAGACACTCCGACTCCCCTAGTCCCTTTGCCGGAGCCCTTCATCTGGCCCCAGGCGTGTTTGAAGGCTTGGGCGAGCCCGTCTCCATCAGCGGTTCTGCCCTGTGATCCTGCGTTTCCGCTGCAGTCGCCTGTCCTGCTCCTCATGCCATGTCCGTTGTCAGCTCTCTCTGTGGCTCTTCCCATGCCACCCATCCCGCGGGTCGGGGCTGAGCTTAGTATCTCATCAACCTGCTCCTGGGGGAGCACCTGGGCAGTGTAGTCCACACCAAGCCTTTCTAGCTGGCCGACAAAGGCCCTGAGGTGGTTCTCCGAGCCAGCCATGAGGTTGGTGTACACGGTCTTGATGTCCTCGTTGTCGGTCTGGACTATCCAGTCCTCGAGGTCTTTTATGTCGGTCTCTTCTATCAGTGCACCGACCTTAAGCGCCTCCTCCAGGCTTGCACTTCCCATCTCAA harbors:
- a CDS encoding endonuclease dU, producing the protein MIRKIKPQIRVIGFDDGTFSFKSKIKRDKTILVGVVMKGSQDVVGVVTRWIEVDGRDATEKMIEAIHNSRFKDLRIIMLKGITYAGFNVVDVEELSRETRMPVIIVIRKKPDLQAMEKALKKHFSDAEEKISLLHKAGKIKELIPGKLYYQAIGVSYDQAEEIIRLTQKSSLIPEPLRLAHMIASAVMSGESKKE
- the cutA gene encoding divalent-cation tolerance protein CutA, which codes for MILVYTTFPNWESAERITKELLERRLIACANLREHKAFYWWQGQIENDNEIGALLKTKVDLWSELKDALRELHPYTVPAIIRIDVDHVNKEYLNWLLEVTK
- a CDS encoding acylphosphatase, which translates into the protein MEIVRAHLRIYGRVQGVGFRWSMQREAKKLGVNGWVRNLPNGSVEAVIEGERERVEALIGWAHQGPSWARVTRVEVGWETPKGEKGFRVVG
- a CDS encoding DUF460 domain-containing protein, with the translated sequence MPILVVGIDIISEEPKRFAVVSWFNGKLVKHGEFTFYRLIRFIRTKKPDIVVTDNIHELGEYLRKFIHAIPQGTKIVQITGRPGEQKPLWGLAKEHGIRVGDKFNPYEEAKVCALLAARGIGYEVLAFEDEVIIKVSRGRSQGKGGWSQDRYRRRLHNLIQNKVREIEETLKKANIPFDIEIKEKDQGLERGEFRVYASREELAGLIKPMRGGDIEVRIRPVERKTFEFVPLKSERAIRERKSVIVGLDPGITVGIAALDLNGQVLMTYSERNMAISDVIKFISEIGHPIIISTDVNPAPGLVEKIARSFKALLFVPRESLKVEEKNELLRNLGVTVEDDHQRDALTAAYKAYLRLKPKLDHVDAKLRELEIEGKGEEIKALVIQGYNLGEAILKVKEKEKPKEEIRAAEEKEASLDLGPYLEKIKELEKTIEFLEKENQELRAMIEEQRKIIENLETKIATYDEKIREKILRTKEIETKEKRIAYLEKELREAKSIIEKLSKDLVLTKRMHLLELKGSAVPIKVIENLTWKELEELERSTSIKRDDVLYIINPAGAGRSIGEYISEKRVKAIISAKPLPNVIYEVLKENKIPVLYESEIEVKRVDEFAIVDRKELEKVIEEKLNQWKEEEKQKEVQEFLRLIEEYRLKRIKELKKKADEEH
- a CDS encoding radical SAM protein, with translation MRFENLCEKYNETIKCLVCERRCSIKEGKKGICRNYINLEGKLVHIGYGKISTVESRPIEIKPFFHYYPNSTALTFSGFGCNFYCPWCQNYHLSFSKLPENTRETPPEELVDLALRSRNDGLCASFNEPTTLYTYLLDTFELAGRRGLYSCLVTNGYFTTKALRRLIESGASGFSIDIKGCPKMKVLSTVDHRKVFRNAKEALNLGAHVEMVYLTITSTNNFEECYHWIFNMHSKILGEDVPLHINRYYPMNYWKEPPTAVKKLLKLKEIAQKEYNLNYVYVGNIGSVKHETTYCPTCGEKLVIRSEYRVLKWNLEKDNRCPRCSQKIPIYGNITRF
- a CDS encoding TIGR00269 family protein; the protein is MKCTKCGREAVYHARYEGKFYCHKHFNEMVESKVKQTVRKYGLIKRGDRIAVGVSGGKDSVVLLHILHKLSQKFPFEIIAITIDEGIEGYRPESVEIAKRNAKKLGIEHKIYSFKEYIGFSLDETVSIMGSFEKRERVGACSYCGVWRRWLINYAAQDLEADKLAVGHNLDDEVQMFLMNVMRGDVARLGRTGPYYEVIHEGLVPRIKPLREVPEKEIVLYAILNNIEVDFSECPYAVEAFRAEIRDWINEMEEKHPGTKYQILRSYDKMFPLLAKAYANRDLNRCKICDQPTTGEVCKACNFKLQVQSTAKERGISFRTE
- a CDS encoding ArsR/SmtB family transcription factor, with protein sequence MVQSIEELAKICEALSNPVRIKILKLLCQKEWYVYELAKELEISRQLLYLHLKKLENAGLVESELRLEPDDPRAKKYYRARQFRLVIDNDVIVNLEG
- a CDS encoding DUF2202 domain-containing protein, producing MKKISFLLVVLVLLATVGAGCITSTDESTTEGSSTRGPPEDGGYGEGASVDVSTYPVQELSPDEIEAILYMREEEKLARDVYLVLYNKTGLSIFNNIAKSEQTHMDAVLGLIEKYNLTDPLEGMGIGEFNSTEMQELYERLVAQGSEGEVEALKVGALIEEIDIKDLDEWLKRTDNEDIKAVFGSLRMGSENHLRAFTRLLRENYGVVYTPQVLSEEEYESIVD
- a CDS encoding translation initiation factor IF-2 N-terminal domain-containing protein, with the protein product MKVSALVRGVIDLLLVVTFVAELFTGIGLYLAPSGRIAETIGWTFLGFDKDTLDLIHTYFGFAMAGLVMVHLVIGFNSMLVMLKSGFRKSKLRTVAAVFVPLLLLVAGYPVFAWYGGEEDTSTVDVEYTSEITGDVYITGTMMKYYIVRQLADEFNVEVTDLIEKLSKNGIEASPDDTLAEIEYNYGLDHEEFKAMLEEIITELRGESE
- a CDS encoding DUF2202 domain-containing protein, giving the protein MRKKIWGIALLMLAALGFTLGSVVAWQGTPGKSPYADQNSVAPMLNGTLATYYAELSQEEIDGLLYMVEEEKLARDVYLTLYEQWSLPVFGNIAESEGTHMNAVLSLIEKYNLTAPDTLDQVGVFQNEELQALYDQLVEMGSASLEEALKVGALIEETDIKDLEDWIVQTDNEDIKTVYTNLMAGSENHLRAFVGQLERLGVDYTAQVLPQEQVDEILSSAPTRGMGGMGRATERADNGHGMRSRTGDCSGNAGSQGRTADGDGLAQAFKHAWGQMKGSGKGTRGVGVSP